GTCACCTGGCCGGCCACCAGGCGCCCCTGATGGAAGGTGGCACTGCGCGCCGGCAGACGGGCGACCGCCTCGGCGGAACAGCTGGCGTTGACCAGCACGAACTCGGCGGCGTCGCCGGCTTTCGGCCAGGCGCGTTGCCCCTTATTGTCCAGCGGCAGCACACCGCCGGTGGCGATGGCCATGGCGCGCGACAGATGATACTCGTCGGAGCCACGGTACAGCTGGGCGTACAGGTTGGCCTTCTCCAGGATGTCGCCGGTGCCGAACGGCGACCAGTGGTCGATCACGCTGTCGGTGCCGGTCATCACAAATACCCCTTTCTCGCTGAGCTGCGGCAGCGGCATCATCAGGCCGCCGATCGGCACCGTGGAGGCGATGGTGATCTGCTGCGCCGCCAGCCGGGTGGCGGTTTCCGCCAGTTCACTCGGCGTCAGCGTGGTCAGGGCGAACGCGTGGCTGATGGTGACCTTGCCGCGCAGCGCCGGATTTTTTTCCACGGTGGCGATCATGTAGTTGATGGCGGCGACCCCGGCCGGGCTGGTCTCATGCAGGTGGATATCCACGCCTTTTCCGGTATCGAGGGCGATCTGGAACATGGCGTCCAGCGATTTCTCCATCGCGCCGTCGACGTTGGTCGGATCGAGCCCGCCGACGTACTGCACGCCCATCTGCATCGCTTCGCGCATCAGCGCATCGACGTTGGAGTGCAACAGGCCGTGCTGCGGGAAGGCGACGATTTCACAGCTGAAATCCGCCCGGTGGTTTTCCAGCGCGCGCTGCAGGTGCTCCAGGCTTTTCAGGCCGCTGACCGGATCGATATTGCAGTGGCTACGCGCCACGGTGCTGCCTTTGGACTGCAGCAGGGCGATCAGGTTTTCCGCCCGCTGCTGCGAGGTGGGCAGCAGTTTCGGGATCAGCGTCTGCTCCAGCGCAATCATGTCCATGATGGTCTTGCCCTGGCGCGGGCGCGGCGCTTGCCACGGGCCGCTGTAGAAGGTTTTGTCCAGGTGGATGTGCATGTCGCGGAACGCCGGCAGCAGCAGTTGACCCTGCGCCTTATAGCGGGGTAAACCGGCGGGCAGGGAGGCGTTGGCGGCGTGAATGGCGGCTATCTTGCCGTCTTTGATCTCGAGTGTGTACAGCGCAGTGCGGGTGCCGATCACCGTTTCGCCGTCGTATTCAAAGCCGTCTTCCAGCCGCACCTCGCTCAGGCAGTAGTGGCGATCGGTCAGTGTCATCGGTGCGGGCGCGCACTGCCCGTCGCCCGGTGACGCGGCCTGCGCCATACCGCCCGTCAGGCCGATCACCGCGCAGGCGGTGGTAAGTTTGCCGGTTTGGCTGAGGAAGGCTCTGCGGCCCGGTTGTTGAGGGTTTTCCACGTTCGGTTCCTTAATCCAGAGGTGAGGGGTGAAAACATCCCCCAATTTAGGAGAGGAACCGATCGGTTGGCAGCGACATTTGCCACTGGTGACTATTCGATTTGGTAATGACCCCCATCACATCAACGGCAGCAGGCAGCGGTACAGCTCGCGGAAAGTGCTGCGTTGTACGGCGTATTGCCGGTGGCGTTCGGCGTCCGGTGCATGCAGCTGCTCCAGCGGCAGTTCTGGCAACAGCTCGGCCAGCGGCCGCTGTGGATTGAGTGCGATCTGCGCCAGGCGCGCGGCCCCCAGCGCCGGGCCGACATCGCCGCCGGTACGGTATTCCAGCGTGTAGCCGCTGATGTCCGCCAACATCTGGCGCCAGAACGGGCTGCGTGCGCCACCGCCGATCAGCCGAATGGTGGTGGGTTGCAAACCGCCGGCGTGCAGCGCATCCATGCCGTCGGCGAGCGCGAAGCCAACGCCTTCCAGCACTGCGCGCGCCAGATCGTTTGGTCCGTGTTGGTGAGTGAGCCCCCAGAACGCGCCTTTGGCGTTGGGATTATTGTGCGGTGTGCGTTCGCCGGACAGATAAGGCAGGAACCACAGCGGCGCCGCCGCCGGTTCGGCCTGTTCGACGTTGTGCAGCAGCGTGGCGACGCTGTCGACGTTGGTCAGTTGGCAGACCCAGTCGAGGCAGGAGGCGGCGCTGAGCGTGACCGACATCAGATGCCAACTGTTCGGCAGCGCATGGCAGAAGCTGTGAACCGCTCCGGCCGGATTGCTGAGAAAGCCGTCGCTGACCGCGAAATACACGCCGGAGGTGCCGAGCGACAGCATCGCCTGCCCGGCCTGATACAACCCAACGCCAATGGCGCCGGCCGCGTTGTCGCCGCCGCCGGCCACCACCGGCACCGGCGGCATTCCCCAGCGTGTTGCCAGCTCGGTATGGATTTGACCGGTGATCTGGTTGCCTTCAAACAGCTGCGGCATCTGGCTGCGGCTCAGGCCGCAGGCGGCCAGCAGCTCGTCGTTCCAGTCGCGGCGTGCGACGTCCAGCCACAGGGTGCCGGCCGCATCGGACATGTCGCTGGCGAACTCGCCGGTGAGGCACCAACGCAGATAATCCTTGGGCAACAGCACTTTGTTGATGCGGCTGAACAGCTGCGGTTCGTGTTGTTTCACCCATAGCAGCTTCGGTGCGGTAAAACCGGGCATCATCAGGTTACCGGTGATCTGGCGTGAATGGGGCACGGCTTGTTCCAGCTCCCGGCACTGGGTGAAGCTGCGGCCGTCGTTCCACAGAATGGCCGGGCGCAGGATCTGCCCGCGTTCGTCCAATAACGTGGCGCCGTGCATCTGGCCACTCAAGCCGATGGCCTTGACCTGTTGCAGGCTGTGTTGCTTGCCCAGCGCCAGCATGGCGCGGTCGGTGGCGTGCCACCATGCCTGTGGCGCCTGTTCCGACCACAGCGGCTGCGGGCGTGAAATGGGCAGCGGCTCACTCTGGCTGGCGAGCAGCTGGCCCTGTTCGCCAAGCAGGATGGCCTTAACGCCGGAAGTGCCGAGATCGATGCCGATGTACATGATAGGGTTCCTTTAAAGCGCGGCGAGGGCGCGCCGCGCGCTTCAGTTAGCCGAACAGATAGCGATTCATCAGGTTTTCCAGACGCTCCTGGCGGCCGCTGACGTGTTGTGGCGCCAAGGCGCGGCGTTCAGCGTACTGCGCCAGCGTTTCCAGCGACAGCTTGCCCTGCAAGATTTGTTGGCCCAATTCACCGTTCCAGCCGGCGTAGCGCTGGGCAACCTGCTGGTGCAGCTGACCGTCGACGATCATTTTAGCCGCCACTTTCAATGCCAGCGCCATCGTATCCATCGCGCCGATATGACCATAGAACAGATCGTATTTGTCGGTGCTTTGGCGGCGCACTTTGGCGTCGAAGTTCAGGCCGCCGGTCGTGAAGCCGCCGGCTTTGAGGATCTCGAACATCACCAGCGCGTTTTCCTCCACGCTGTTCGGGAATTGGTCGGTGTCCCAGCCGAGCTGTGGATCGCCGCGGTTGGCATCGACCGAACCGAAAATGCCCAGCGCGATGGCGGTGGCGATCTCATGATGGAACGAGTGGCCGGCCAGCGTGGCGTGGTTGGCTTCGATGTTGACCTTAATTTCCTTTTCCAGCCCGAACTGCTTCAGGAAGCCGTAGACCGTGGCGACGTCGTAGTCATATTGGTGCTTGGTAGGCTCCTGGGGCTTGGGTTCTATCAGCAATGTGCCCTGGAAACCAATCTTATGCTTATGCTCCACCACCATCTGCATAAAACGGCCGATCTGTTCGCGCTCCTGGCGCAGATCGGTGTTCAGCAAGGTTTCATAGCCCTCACGCCCACCCCACAACACGTAGTTCTCTCCCCCCAGTTGGTGGGTGGCGTTCATGGCGGTGAAGACCTGCGTCGCCGCCCAGGCAAACACTTCCGGATCCGGATTGGTGGCGGCGCCTGCGCCATAGCGCGGGTGGCTGAAGCAGTTGGCGGTACCCCACAGCAGTTTCACGCCGCTGCTTTGCTGTTTTTCTGCCAGCACGTCGGTCATGGCCGCAAAGTTATTCAGATAGTCCTGTAGCGAAGCGCCTTCCGGCGCAACGTCGACGTCATGGAAGCAGTAGTAGGGCACGTTCAGCTTGTGGAAGAACTCGAACGCCACGTCGGCTTTGCGTTTCGCCAGCGCCAACGCATCGCCCGGCTGCTGCCAGGGGCGATCGAAAGCGCCCAGGCCGAACATGTCCGCACCATTCCAGCAGAAGGTGTGCCAGTAGCAGGCGGCGAAGCGCAGATGATCGGCCATGCGTTTGCCGAGCACCAGCTCGTCGGGATTGTAATGGCGAAAGGCCAGCGGGTTGTTGCTGTCGACGCCTTCGTAGCGGACCTGGTCAAGTTGATCAAAGTAGGACATGCGGGGTCTCCCTTATTTTAACGTATCGGCCGTTTGGGCCAGTAACTGAACCTGTTCTTCTTTTGCCAGCCGGGCGATGCCGAAGCCGGTAAATCCCCACAGCGTGGCGAAAAATATCCCGCTCCAGCACAGAATGGCCCAGGGCAGATAACTGAGCGTGGCGACACCCAGAGTACCCGCCATGTAAGCGCCGGCGGCCGTCCAGGGCAGAATGGGTTCAAAGATGGTGGCGGAGTCTTCAACGGTGCGGCTAAGGTTTTTCGGATGCAGACCGCGCTCAATGTAAGCGTTGCGCAGCATTTCAATCGGAATAAGAATCGAGATTTGGCCATTGCAGGTGACGCTGATCATCGTCAAACCGCAGGCCAGCGTAGCGAGGATCATGGTGCCGGTGGAATGCACCAGCTTCAGCAGGTTATGCACGATCACCTCCAATGCCCCGCTGAGCGCCAGGGTGCCGGCAAAGGAGAGCGCGCAGAAGCAGATCAGCAGCGTGCTCATCATGGAGTTCATGCCGCCGCGGTTGAGCAGGTTGCTCAACAGCGGGCTGACGTCTTTATTGGGCAACATGGCGACGTTGAAGCCGTCGACGGCGCTTTTCACCACGTCATGGAAAGCGAATCCCTGGATCCAGACGGCGTTCAGCATGGCCACCAATGCCGACACCAGCATTACCGGGATGGTGGGTTTTTTGGTGAAGGAGCCGTACAGCACGATGGCGATCGGCACCAGCAGCAGGAGGTTGAAGTGATAGATAGTGCTGAGCCCGTGAATAATGACCTGCACTTTATCTGGCATTGCCGCGCCGCTGAGATCGCCGTGCATGCCGTAGAACAGCATGACGGCTGCCGAAAGGAGCAGCGATGGCAGCGTAGTGTAGAGCAGGTGGCCGATGTGTTCGTACAAATCGACCTGAGCGGCCATTGCGGCCAGGTTGGTGTCGCCGGACAGCGGCGATAGTTTGTCGCCGAAATAGGCGCCTGCCACCACGGCGCCGGCGGTTGCCGCCAGGTTGG
The sequence above is drawn from the Serratia sp. FDAARGOS_506 genome and encodes:
- the nhaC gene encoding Na+/H+ antiporter NhaC, yielding MNSIIKPRTPTLVESLLPILTMVLLLGVGYAAFDLPPEPLMVLSTVIAALLVKRLGHSYSAILASISQKIAKTMPALLILICVGLLIGTWMAGGTIPLMIYYGLKLIDPAMLYVTALLVTSVVSVCTGTSWGSAGTVGVAFMGVAIGMEANLAATAGAVVAGAYFGDKLSPLSGDTNLAAMAAQVDLYEHIGHLLYTTLPSLLLSAAVMLFYGMHGDLSGAAMPDKVQVIIHGLSTIYHFNLLLLVPIAIVLYGSFTKKPTIPVMLVSALVAMLNAVWIQGFAFHDVVKSAVDGFNVAMLPNKDVSPLLSNLLNRGGMNSMMSTLLICFCALSFAGTLALSGALEVIVHNLLKLVHSTGTMILATLACGLTMISVTCNGQISILIPIEMLRNAYIERGLHPKNLSRTVEDSATIFEPILPWTAAGAYMAGTLGVATLSYLPWAILCWSGIFFATLWGFTGFGIARLAKEEQVQLLAQTADTLK
- the xylB gene encoding xylulokinase, yielding MYIGIDLGTSGVKAILLGEQGQLLASQSEPLPISRPQPLWSEQAPQAWWHATDRAMLALGKQHSLQQVKAIGLSGQMHGATLLDERGQILRPAILWNDGRSFTQCRELEQAVPHSRQITGNLMMPGFTAPKLLWVKQHEPQLFSRINKVLLPKDYLRWCLTGEFASDMSDAAGTLWLDVARRDWNDELLAACGLSRSQMPQLFEGNQITGQIHTELATRWGMPPVPVVAGGGDNAAGAIGVGLYQAGQAMLSLGTSGVYFAVSDGFLSNPAGAVHSFCHALPNSWHLMSVTLSAASCLDWVCQLTNVDSVATLLHNVEQAEPAAAPLWFLPYLSGERTPHNNPNAKGAFWGLTHQHGPNDLARAVLEGVGFALADGMDALHAGGLQPTTIRLIGGGARSPFWRQMLADISGYTLEYRTGGDVGPALGAARLAQIALNPQRPLAELLPELPLEQLHAPDAERHRQYAVQRSTFRELYRCLLPLM
- a CDS encoding amidohydrolase family protein translates to MENPQQPGRRAFLSQTGKLTTACAVIGLTGGMAQAASPGDGQCAPAPMTLTDRHYCLSEVRLEDGFEYDGETVIGTRTALYTLEIKDGKIAAIHAANASLPAGLPRYKAQGQLLLPAFRDMHIHLDKTFYSGPWQAPRPRQGKTIMDMIALEQTLIPKLLPTSQQRAENLIALLQSKGSTVARSHCNIDPVSGLKSLEHLQRALENHRADFSCEIVAFPQHGLLHSNVDALMREAMQMGVQYVGGLDPTNVDGAMEKSLDAMFQIALDTGKGVDIHLHETSPAGVAAINYMIATVEKNPALRGKVTISHAFALTTLTPSELAETATRLAAQQITIASTVPIGGLMMPLPQLSEKGVFVMTGTDSVIDHWSPFGTGDILEKANLYAQLYRGSDEYHLSRAMAIATGGVLPLDNKGQRAWPKAGDAAEFVLVNASCSAEAVARLPARSATFHQGRLVAGQVTKA
- the xylA gene encoding xylose isomerase, encoding MSYFDQLDQVRYEGVDSNNPLAFRHYNPDELVLGKRMADHLRFAACYWHTFCWNGADMFGLGAFDRPWQQPGDALALAKRKADVAFEFFHKLNVPYYCFHDVDVAPEGASLQDYLNNFAAMTDVLAEKQQSSGVKLLWGTANCFSHPRYGAGAATNPDPEVFAWAATQVFTAMNATHQLGGENYVLWGGREGYETLLNTDLRQEREQIGRFMQMVVEHKHKIGFQGTLLIEPKPQEPTKHQYDYDVATVYGFLKQFGLEKEIKVNIEANHATLAGHSFHHEIATAIALGIFGSVDANRGDPQLGWDTDQFPNSVEENALVMFEILKAGGFTTGGLNFDAKVRRQSTDKYDLFYGHIGAMDTMALALKVAAKMIVDGQLHQQVAQRYAGWNGELGQQILQGKLSLETLAQYAERRALAPQHVSGRQERLENLMNRYLFG